The following is a genomic window from Pseudomonas parafulva.
CCCAACCCTACCTGGACCCCGCCGGCCTCCATCCGTGCCGAGCACGCCGCTGACGGGGATATCTTGCCCGCCGTAGTGCCGGCCGGCCCCGACAACCCACTGGGGCCCTTCAAATTCACCCTAGGCCTGCCGGGCTATCTGATTCATGGGTCGAACAAGAAGTTCGGCATCGGTATGCGCACCAGTCATGGCTGCTTCCGCATGCTCAACAACAATGTGGTCTCGCTCTCGGAGATGGTCCCTGTGGGCACGCCGGTGCGCATCATCAACGAACCCTACAAGTTCGGCGTGAGCGGCGGTAAGGTGTACCTGGAGGCGCATACGCCCTTGGACGAGCAGGGCAATCCTTCGGTCGTGGACAAGCACACGGCTGTCATCAATGCATTGCTCAAGCGCGAAGATCTCGCCAACAATCTGCGCATGAACTGGGACATGGTGCGCGACGTGGTCGCCGCCGAAGATGGTATCCCTGTCGAGATCGCTGTACCCGGCACTGGCCAGGGTGGCACCTCGATGGTCTCTGAAATTCCGCCCGAGATTCAGTAGCCGTAGCGATGTCTAGCCAGGCCCGCCTCATGGCGGGCTTTCTTCATCCTGAGCTTCTGTGTCGGCGGATGGACGCGCATAAAAAAGCCGACCCACGAATGGGTCGGCTTCTCAATAATCCGTGAGGACTATTACTTGCGGCTGGCTTTGTCCAGCATACGCAGAGCGCGCTCGTTGGCTTCGTCAGCGGTCTGCTGAGCCTTCTGAGCGGCGGCCAGAGCGTCGTCAGCCTTACGATAGGCTTCGTCAGCACGGGCTTGAGCGCGAGCAGCTGCGTCTTCGGTCGCAGTCAGACGAGCTTCGGTTTCTTTGGATACGCTGCTGCAACCGGTAGCCAGAACTGCGGCCAGAGCCAGAGCAGAGAATTTCAGAACGTTGTTCATCGTGTTCCCCTTCAAGGACTTTCTATTAAATAGCCATCTCTCGGAAAAGAGAAACTGGCCGGCGTACATACTACCCATTACTTGTAGTAAGTAAACTGACTGAGCGCAAGAAGCGTAAAAAAAATGTTGCCAGAAGCCCCGTATGGCAAGCCTTGCGATGAAGTTGACGCTGCTGATCCATCCGCCTCTCAGCGCTGCCCCAAGAAACTTTTCGTTGAACTAAGGGTGACTTGCACGGTCATGCAGCGTCTCAGGTACTAGAGCATCCGGCTGGCAGTTTGGTATTGATCGATGCCCGTCAGGCGATCCTTCTGCGCGCCATTGTTAGTCTGCACGGCTTGAGCAACGGCGCCTTGTCCGCCTACTATCTACCGCATCAGCGACCGCGAACGATTGCCAATGCGTAGTGGTCGAAGTGGCATTGGGTGGCGTCGAGCGCGCTCCGCCGGATAAATCATCGTTCAAGGCCAAGGTCTGCCATAAGGCCTGCGAGGAGTAGTGATGAGT
Proteins encoded in this region:
- a CDS encoding L,D-transpeptidase family protein — its product is MLPRFTAVTRCLSLAALLMTGPAVALELPLPPPGEDVVGQVRTIKAKYEDTFADIGTANDLGYLEMIAANPGVDPWLPGAGTEIILPTRYILPPGPREGIVINLAEYRLYYYPKGQNVVYTFPLGIGREGWGSPVANTKITAKTPNPTWTPPASIRAEHAADGDILPAVVPAGPDNPLGPFKFTLGLPGYLIHGSNKKFGIGMRTSHGCFRMLNNNVVSLSEMVPVGTPVRIINEPYKFGVSGGKVYLEAHTPLDEQGNPSVVDKHTAVINALLKREDLANNLRMNWDMVRDVVAAEDGIPVEIAVPGTGQGGTSMVSEIPPEIQ
- the oprI gene encoding outer membrane lipoprotei OprI; its protein translation is MNNVLKFSALALAAVLATGCSSVSKETEARLTATEDAAARAQARADEAYRKADDALAAAQKAQQTADEANERALRMLDKASRK